The genome window CGAAGCATCTCAGGACGGTCACCGGGTGTAAACAGGACGCTTCTGCGGACCATACGGGAAGTCCACCGGCCGTAAATAAAGGAATGCTGGGAAAATCGTATGGGATGGACGTCAGGTCCGATCGAGCGCGGAGAAGACTGATCGAGAGCGAACGGACCGAGTCAGGGCCAGAGACCGCGAGCGTCGTGCGCTGCCGCGATGCGTGAGAGAGCAACGATGTACGTTGCATCGCGCCACGTGACGTCGCGGGCGTCGTACTCCGCACAGATCGCGTCCCAGGCGCTGAGCATCTCGGTCTCGAGTTCCTCGTTGACGCGCTCGAGCGACCATTTGCGGCGGTTGATGTCCTGGAGCCACTCGAAGTACGAGACGGTGACGCCGCCGGCGTTGGCGATGATGTCGGGAATCACCGCCACGCCGCGCTCTTCGAAGATCTGGTCGGCCGTCGACGTGGTCGGGCCGTTCGCGCCCTCGACGATCAGGTCGGCTTTGACCTCGCGAGCGTTCTCGGCCGTGAGGACGTTCCCGATCGCCGCCGGGATGAGGATGTCCACGTCCAGCTCGAGCAGTGCCTCGTTCGAGAGCGTCTCGGGAGCGTCGTAGCCCGAGACCATGCCGGGCGTCTCGTCGTGGTCTTCGACGTCGTTAGTGTCGAGTCCGTCCGGGTCATAGATTGCGCCGTCCACGTCGGAGACAGCGACGATCGAGGCACCGAGGTCGTCGAGGTAGCGTGCGGCGTTCGCACCGACGCTGCCGAAGCCCTGGACGGCGATAGTCAGGTCTTCGATGTCCCAGCCGTAGTAGTCGATCGCCTCCCGAGTGATGATGCCGACGCTTCGTCCCGGTGCCTTCTCACGTCCGTACGAACCGCCAACGACCGGCGGTTTGCCGGTAACGACGCCCGGCGATGTCTCGCCCTCTTGCATCGAGTAGGCGTCCATGAACCAGGCCATCGTGGCCGGATCGGTCCCCATGTCGGGGGCAGGGATGTCCTTCATCGGTCCGATGACCGGGCGGAGTTCCTCGGCGAAGCGACGCGTAAGACGCTCTTTCTCGGCCGAGCTGAGCGTTTTCGGGTTGACGACGACGCCTCCCTTCGCGCCGCCAAACGGGAGGTCCATTACGGCACACTTCCAGGTCATCCACATCGCGAGTCCCACACACTCCTCTTCGGTCACGTCGGGGTGGTAGCGCAGCCCGCCTTTGTACGGGCCACGAACGCTGTCGTGGTGGGCGCGATAGCCCGTGAACATCTCCCTGGTCCCGTCGTCGCGTTCGAGCGGGATCGTCACCCGGAAGACGTTCCGGGGATGGCGCAGTCGCTCGACGATGCCCTCGTCGACGTCGAGGTGAGCAGCGGCCCGCTCGAGCTGTCTGCGGGCTGTTTCGACGGCACTCTCCTCGTTCGGTTCCGATTTCGGGTTAGCTGTTGTCATACTGGTGGCCCCCACGTCGAAGTGCCACCCGGGTTGACGGGAGTCGACAAATCCGTACCCAGGCGACGGCTCGCGGGTTATGGTATGAGAATTTCCGATCACCAGCTATAACCCTTGTCACTGGACGCCGGTTCGTGCAATATTTGCACGACTCACGTTCGCATCGCGCTGATGGGACACCCTGGAGGGGGGGTAACGGACGCTCGACGGAGACAGCCTCGCCACGGCCCAACACGCTTTAGTATCGGGTCGCCGACACTGTCGCTATGACTGGGCTCTACTACGAGGAGTTCGAGGTCGGCCGGACGATCGAACACGAGCGCCGTCGAACGATCAGCGAGAGCGACAATCAGCGTTTTTGTGATATGACGATGAACCAGCAGCCGTTACACCTGGATCAAGAGTTCGCTGCCGACACCGACTTCGGCGAGCGCCTGGTCAACGGCCTCTACACGATGAGCCTCGCCGTCGGGATCTCCATCCCCGAGACGACCGACGGTACGATCGTCGCGAACCTCTCGTACGACGACGTCGAACATCCGGCACCGGTCTTCCACGGCGATACCATCCGCGTCCAGTCGACGGTCACCGACAAGCGCGAGACCAGCGACGGCGAACGCGGCATCGTCACCATGCACGTCGAGGTGTTCAACCAGGACGACGAGCTCGTCTGTGCGTTCGATCGCACCGTTCTCTCGCTGAAACGCCACCGAGCCGAGACGTAGTCGCCGGCCTCGAGACGCGGGGCCGGACTCACACCACTGACGAGATCATATACAGGTTGATACCGACGGCGATCGTCCACGGGATCGCGAGCCCGGCGGGGACGATCGGTTTGTACACATCGGGGAGGATCGGTCGACAGGCCAGGCCGACACCAACCGCCAACGTCTTCAGTGCGAGCATCCCGGCCAGTCCGTAGCCGTCGATCGCGCTCCGTGCGATGGGGTTCGATTCTGCCAGTCCAAGGTGGAGGCCCACGAACGTCGTTACGACGTCCCCAACGAGCGAGAGCGCGACGAGTGCCCAGAGCGCCCGCTCGAGGGCGGCCGGCGTGACGTCGATGGGAATGCGGTGGTGTGAGTACGCACCGTCGGAACTCATAGGCTCCCCGCCGGAGTCGAACCGGCTGTCGCCGTCGAGAGCGAGTACGCTCCGCTACAGGCGACGTGTGTTTTGTTATGGCAAGCGTAGACGACCGTCACCGATCGGTAAGCACTGATAACCGAGACGATGGCGGCCGCTCGAGAACGAGACACAACGAGTAGGCCGTGCTACAAATCGGTTCGACGGGTGGGGCACACTACCGATCTGTGCAGCGAATGCAGGTTCGCAGGATCAGGGTGGGCGCGACGAGAATCGCCCTCGAGACGAGCCTCGACGGTGCCCGCTACAGGATGGTTCCGTGTTTTTTGCTCGGGAGTGACTTTTCGACATCGGCGTAGAAGTCGAATCGGGCGACGAGTTCCCGGCGCAGCTCGCTCGGGGGAACGATCTCGTCGACGACGACTTCGCTCGCCATTCGGTGGATGTCGATGTCCTCGCGGTACTCCTCACGGAGTTGTTGGGCTCGGCGGTCGCGTTCGTCGGGATCGTCGATCTCGGCGAGTTTGCGCGCGTAGACGGCATTGATCGCCGCTTCAGGACCCATAATCGCGATCTCGCCGGAGGGGAGGCCAATGACACTCTCGGGGTCGTACGCCGGGCCGCCCATCGCGTAGATGCCAGCGCCGTAGGCCTTGCGGACGACGACGGTCTGTTTCGGTACCGTCGCCGATGAGGTGGCGTAGATCATCTTCTTGCCCTGTTCTAAGATCCCCTCCTTTTCGACCTGTGAGCCGGCCATGAAGCCGGGCGTATCACAGAGGTAGAGTAAGGGGATGTTGAACGCGTCCGACTTCCAGATGAACTCGGCGGCCTTTTCTGCGGCGTCGGGGAAGATCGCACCCGCGCGGGTGGCGGGCTGATTCGCGACGATACCGACGGGACGGCCGTCGATCCGGGCGTAGGCCGTGATGATCTCTGCGCCGTAGTCGGGTCGTAACTCGAAATACGAGCCTTCGTCGACGATCCGATCGATGACGTCCACCATGTCGTATCCCTTGTTCGGCTCCTGTGGAACGACGGCGTCGATGCCCTCGGGCGACTTCGCGGGCGGTTTACCCGCTTTCTGTGGCGGCGTCTCGTCGGCGTTATCCGGCAGGTACGTAATGAGTTGGGCGACCAGCTCGCGGGCGTGTTCTTCGTCCCGGGCGACGAGGTCCGCGGAGCCGGACTCGCGGGCGTGGACCTGCGGGCCACCCAACTCCTCGAGGTCGATCTCTTCGCCGGTGACCATCTGAACCATCCGCGGGCTGGCGATCGCCATCGCGGACATCCCTTCGACCATGATCGTAAAGTCCGCGAATACCGGCGTGTAGGCCGCCCCGGCGATACAGGGACCATAAAGGACACAGATCTGGGGGACTCGACCCGAGAGCATCGAGTGGTTGTAGTAGTATTTCCCGATGCCCTCGCGGTTGGCGAAGAAGCCGGTCTGCTGGTCGATCCGGCCGCCGGAGGAGTCCATCAGGTAGAGGACGGGCTGGCCGGTCTTCAGCGCGCGTTGTTGCATCCGGAGGAACTTCTCGACGCCTTTTGCGGCCATACTCCCGCGTTTGACGGTGTAGTCGTTGGCCATGAAGTGCAGATCCCGACCCTCGAAGGTCGCTCCACCGGTGATGAGGCCGTCCGCGGGCAGCCTGTCGTCCGTCTCCTCGCCGACGCCGTCGGGGTGCCAGTCGTCGAAGGCCGCGAACGTGCCGTCTTCGAAGAGAAAGGCATCGTCTTCGCCACCAAACCAGAGGTCGAGGCGGTCACGGACGAAGAGTTTGTCCTCCTCCGGGAGCTGTTCGCGATACTTCTCTGGCCCCCCCTCGAGGATGTCTTCGATTTCGTCTCTGAGCCGTCGTTCACGGCTGGTCGGCTCGAGCGCTGGCTCGTCTGAGTCGCCGTCCCTCGCGGTCGACGCGTCGCCGTCGTCGTTCGAGCGCCCCTCGTGGTCGTAGACGACAGTCGGTTCCGACGCATCACCGACGTATACCTCGACCGAGTCACCGAGGTGTGCGGCCAGGGCAGCCGCGATCGCCGAGACTTCGTCGTCGGTTGCACCCTGTGCGATACGGATGTCCATATATCACAGTGAGTATGGGCAGGTAAAAAGGCATTCAGGTGACGGGATCGGTCGGGAGCGAGAATCGAACCGAAAGCAGAGAGTTCGGTTCGCACGGGAGAACCACCGGGCGAGCGCCGCGCCGACGGTCGGGGGAGAGTTGAGTCGAACCGGGGAGACGAGTCGCTGTCTCCGTGGTCACCAACACGGAGACATCGTACGCTCGAGGCCACTCGAGCACGAATGTTCGTCTTCGGTCGTTCAGGTATTATGTGATGAACAGGCGCAGTGACTTCTGTCCGACAGTACGACACGCGAGCCGGTAACTGGCGACTTCCGTCCACTCGGACCCAACAGAACCGACTGCCGGAACGGAGACAGCTGACAGCAGGTGCAAGCGCTGTGGCTTTCGACGGTTTTGCACTACCTACCAGTAGCTATCGACCACCCCGTGTACGTGAACATTAGCTTTGACCGAACGGGGCGCACCGTTTTCAAGCACCGAGACACCGGTATGTCAGGAGAACGTACGGAGCGCTCCGGGAGCCGAGCTGCAGGTCTTCGGAATCGACTCGAGTCAGGGATCGACCGTCGGGAGTTCCTTCGGACCGCTGCCAGCGGCGGCTTTGCGGTCGGGCTGGCGTCGGTGCTCGGCGTCGACGACTTCCTCGCGGCTGACGACGACGAGGTGACCGTCGTCACCGCGGTAGTCCGATCTGATCCCGACGATCCGTTCTCACTCGAGGAACGAACCCGGGACGTCCCAGCAGGCTGGTACGAGGCCGTCGAGACGGCCCTCGAGGTGAACGAGTTGCTGGCTCGATACGCCTTTACGGGGTATTTCGGCAGCGCGGTGGTCCCCGGAAGCTACGAGAGCGAAAGCGCGGCCGTCTCGATCGGCGTCTCGACTGAGGGGAGTTCGATTCCCGAGATGGTCCGCGAAGTGGCCGACGGGATCTCGATCAATGCCGAAACGATCGTCGACATCGACAACCTCGAGGAGGGACCCGACTCGACTCGACCGCGGTTGGCTTCGTCCGTCGACGGCGGGACGGCACCGAGCGGCGTCGCGTGCGAGACACCCTCGAGTATGGCGACGCTCGCACCGGCGCTTTATCATCCTGACGGGGAGCGGTCGTTCTTCGCCACGGCAGAACACGCGTTCGAGGCGGTCTCAGACCCAGTCGGTCAGGAGACCTTGCTTCCGGTCGAGGGTGCCGAGTCGATCGAACTCGGGACCGTCGAACGTGCCCACCCCGTCGAAGACGTCGCTGCGATCGAGCCCACCGGGCCACTCCAACCTGCAAGCTGGATCGACGCTCCGACCACCCGGCGCGTCCGCGGACAGCTCACCCGGTACGGAATCGCCGATCTCATCGCCCGCGACGAGGAACTCGAGAAAGTCGGTGCGCTTACCGGGCATACGACCGGTCGCATTCAGGGTCTCGACGCTGTCACCTGTTTCACCGACGAGTTCTGCCGGCGCGGCCAACTGCGCTGGGGTGGCGAGATGGATCTGACCGACGGCGATAGCGGCTCCGTCAGCTACCACTCCGACCCGGAGGGTGACGACGAGGACGTCCTCGTCGCGGGATTCAACAACGCCCGCACGTGGTGGCCGGGCCAGAGCTACGTCTGGGGCGTTTCCGCCTACACGCTCACCGAGGAGTATGGCTATCACTTCTGATCGCTCGAGTCGGACGATGAGAACATCACGATGAATAACACCAGAACCGAAAACCGCACCGAAGCGCCCGACGAAGGCACACGATCGGCTGACGACGGTACAGCATCAGCCAACGACGCCACACGATCAGCCGACGACCGAACATCATCGACCAGCGACCGACCGTCGAGCGCCGATAGCGAGCACACAACGCGGCCAACCGGTAGCGTTCGGACGGTCGCCAGAGCTGGATACCGGTTGCTCGCCGATCTGGCGATCATCACGCTCTGGGTCCTGTTTTGTACGCTGCTCTTTCTCGAGACGGGGTGGCCACGCTGGGCGTTCTACGGAGTGCTCCTGAGTGGCGTCGCTATCTACGTCTCGATCACGGCGCCGTGGGTCGGTCGATCTCGAGCGACGAGTTGAGAGCCTGGTACGGTCGGAAAGAGCACCGGCTGCTC of Natrarchaeobaculum sulfurireducens contains these proteins:
- the gdhB gene encoding glutamate dehydrogenase GdhB encodes the protein MTTANPKSEPNEESAVETARRQLERAAAHLDVDEGIVERLRHPRNVFRVTIPLERDDGTREMFTGYRAHHDSVRGPYKGGLRYHPDVTEEECVGLAMWMTWKCAVMDLPFGGAKGGVVVNPKTLSSAEKERLTRRFAEELRPVIGPMKDIPAPDMGTDPATMAWFMDAYSMQEGETSPGVVTGKPPVVGGSYGREKAPGRSVGIITREAIDYYGWDIEDLTIAVQGFGSVGANAARYLDDLGASIVAVSDVDGAIYDPDGLDTNDVEDHDETPGMVSGYDAPETLSNEALLELDVDILIPAAIGNVLTAENAREVKADLIVEGANGPTTSTADQIFEERGVAVIPDIIANAGGVTVSYFEWLQDINRRKWSLERVNEELETEMLSAWDAICAEYDARDVTWRDATYIVALSRIAAAHDARGLWP
- a CDS encoding DUF5658 family protein, whose product is MSSDGAYSHHRIPIDVTPAALERALWALVALSLVGDVVTTFVGLHLGLAESNPIARSAIDGYGLAGMLALKTLAVGVGLACRPILPDVYKPIVPAGLAIPWTIAVGINLYMISSVV
- a CDS encoding acyl-CoA carboxylase subunit beta; this encodes MDIRIAQGATDDEVSAIAAALAAHLGDSVEVYVGDASEPTVVYDHEGRSNDDGDASTARDGDSDEPALEPTSRERRLRDEIEDILEGGPEKYREQLPEEDKLFVRDRLDLWFGGEDDAFLFEDGTFAAFDDWHPDGVGEETDDRLPADGLITGGATFEGRDLHFMANDYTVKRGSMAAKGVEKFLRMQQRALKTGQPVLYLMDSSGGRIDQQTGFFANREGIGKYYYNHSMLSGRVPQICVLYGPCIAGAAYTPVFADFTIMVEGMSAMAIASPRMVQMVTGEEIDLEELGGPQVHARESGSADLVARDEEHARELVAQLITYLPDNADETPPQKAGKPPAKSPEGIDAVVPQEPNKGYDMVDVIDRIVDEGSYFELRPDYGAEIITAYARIDGRPVGIVANQPATRAGAIFPDAAEKAAEFIWKSDAFNIPLLYLCDTPGFMAGSQVEKEGILEQGKKMIYATSSATVPKQTVVVRKAYGAGIYAMGGPAYDPESVIGLPSGEIAIMGPEAAINAVYARKLAEIDDPDERDRRAQQLREEYREDIDIHRMASEVVVDEIVPPSELRRELVARFDFYADVEKSLPSKKHGTIL
- a CDS encoding MaoC family dehydratase; the encoded protein is MTGLYYEEFEVGRTIEHERRRTISESDNQRFCDMTMNQQPLHLDQEFAADTDFGERLVNGLYTMSLAVGISIPETTDGTIVANLSYDDVEHPAPVFHGDTIRVQSTVTDKRETSDGERGIVTMHVEVFNQDDELVCAFDRTVLSLKRHRAET